The Capsicum annuum cultivar UCD-10X-F1 chromosome 3, UCD10Xv1.1, whole genome shotgun sequence genomic sequence CTTTAGGATGGACATGGGCAAAGAATGAAGTAATTTGGTCCATGGTTGGAGCACAAGCTATTGATCAAGGAGATTGTTCAAAGTTTAGATCCAACATTCCTCACAGTTGTAAGAGAAATCCTGCAATTGTTGACTTGCTGCCAAATGTCCCTTATAACCAGCAAATTGCTAACTGCTGCAAGGGTGGTGTTTTGGCATCGATGGGAAATGACCCTTCTGCTGCTCTCTCTGcatttcagctaagtgttggcTCTGCTGGGAATACAGATAGAACAGTGAAACTTCCCAAAAATTTCACTTTGATCGCTCCAGGAGGTGGCTATACCTGTGGTCCTGCTAAAATCATCCGTCCCACTCTTTTCATCATGCCTGATCGTCGACGAATAACAAGGGCTATGAGTAAGTTTggttttcaagattttcacaaGATTGGAAGTAAATAATATACTTGCTAAGCCTGAATATATATGCTCAATATGCAGTGACATGGAGAGTTATTTGCACTTACTCTCAGTTCTTGGCCTCTCCAAAACCAACATGTTGCCTCTCCTTGTCTTCTTTTCACAATGGAAGTATCACCCCTTGTCCTTCATGTTCTTGTGGCTGCCAAAACAGTAGCAACTGTGTCATGTAAGATTTATATGCATTTCCCATAGTTCATATCTtcaattagtagtagtagtagtaatactTTCTCTGTTATGAAGTTGCTGGTGCGCATAGTACATTAAACAAGTAAAAGATTTTTCCCTCGTTAGTAGccataaaatttttgaacaattCTTGGATGATTGTCCTCAACAAATCATAACCGAGGAGTGTAATTGTAGGAAGACACCGCATGGAAATGTGCCAAAGAAAGTAAATAAGCCAGTGCTTCGATGCACAAAACACATGTGCCCTATCAATGTGCATTGGCATGTTAAGTCAAACTACAAGAAGTATTGGAGCGCGAAGATTACCATCACAAACTTCAACTACCGATTCAACCATACACAATGGACACTCGTCGTTCAACATCCAAACCTCAACAATGCTACCAAAGTTTCAAGCTTTGCATACAAATCTCTCATGCCATACACAGCAATTAGTATGCCCTCTATCTCTTTATTTGATTCATAAGAAAAACAGAAATATTCCTGGTTATTAGACCGCCAAGTCGTTCATCAGGCTGATGATATTCTAACTATGCAGATGATACTGCCTTGTTTTATGGGAGAAAGTCATATAATGATGTCCTGATGCAAGCTGGAGCAAAAGGAAATGTCCACTCAGATTtaacacttgagaaggatggtaAAACAATTGCACTAAAGAAAGGTTGGGCTTTCCCTCGAAGGGTATACTTCAATGGCAATCCATGTGTGATGCCATCTCCTGAATCTTACCCATATCTTCCAAATTTTGCTGGCACGAGATAAAGAGCATGTCCAACTTCAAGTTTTCTGGTTCTCTTGGTATTCCTAGCCAATGGTTGTAACTAGTGATAAATATCCAAGAACTGTAATTTAACTAATGAGTATTGCAATGCACTTCGCAATTTCCAAAACTAGTGGTCTTTTATGAAAAATAAGGTGCTTAACCTGACACATATCcgattttcttttagatattcAATAAGTGCCATAAAATGTCAATTGATTCATACAGCAGGTTTGAAGGATATTCGTTTGTGCATGAATGGAACAAGGAGCACCTCATTGACGGACCTATTTATTGTCAACAACCAGCTGGATATACAAAATTATGTTGTTTCACTTTGCAGTCTGCTGCTTGAATGTTATAATACTTAACAAGAGAGCCCAACCAAAAGACTAGTCTATTAGGTGGGACAGTCCTCTAAAGCTAATAAATCCattaatatttctcattttaatcAACAAGGGACATTTGACATACAACAGTCGCCCCTTCTTGAAGATCAACGAACTTGTTGCTCACGACTGACACCTCTTCTGTTTTAATCCAGGCCGCCACGCCTAGTGCCCTACAAGTTGCTCACAGATGGAACCCTcctgggtccaggccaccactccttGCACTCTACTGAGTCATGGTCTAAGGCGTTGATCGACCTGGTCTAACTGAACAAGAAAGCTCAGCTCGAAGGACTAGTCTTGAATTGGTTCTGTTAGAGCAAATTAGTTTAAAGAAGCATAACTTTGAAGATGGCCAGTCGGTGTCAATCAAATGGTTACCACATCCTTTTTTCCCTGATGTAACAATGTTAAAAGCTCAGATACAACTTCACAAGGATTTCTTCAACTTGAAACACAAATAGCCGCCTCTTAACAATGTCGTATTAGAAAATGCTCTCTAGAAGATTAAATTAAGTTCAAAGGGAAGACatatacccccccccccccccgaacaaAAAAATCCACTCATTAAATTCGTTTTTACAACTGTAAGGGTTCATTCTGTTAAGGTTTGAAATTTttgctataaataattaaaaacaatTATTACCTAACATCTACAGTTAAGTCACTAATCAGAATTGATGATATATCCCACCTAGGAAATGACTGCTTAGCTATTGCGTTCAAATGTCCCATTTTTCTCCCGCCTTGTCAACTTGATGACTCTTTGAAACATAACAAAATAGGtgagagagaattatagagtgggAGTGAGAAAATGATATTATGGCATAAAGCACCCAACAGCCATTAGGTGTAGCATCATTATGATCTAAAATTCCCTCTCCTTTTATACTCCTAAGTTCATTCTTATAGACGAAAACATAAGATCCTTAAACATCAAGATTATAATATACTAAGGATGTCTAAGGAAAGAATATCTTTTGAGGGAAAAAATTACTCCCATCGATGCCAACTCTTATTTCCTCTAGCAAAGATAGTTTTTTTCGCAGTCGTCTTGTCTTCTATCTTTCCTAATGCAGGTAAATTACACACTTATAGATAAGAAATCGTATATTTTTGTGGCCCATTATgtattattttcttccttttgaacCTTCAGATGCATTTGATCCATTGGATCCATTTGGTAACATCACAATAAAATGGGATGTCATGTCTTGGACACCAGATGGCTATCTGGTAAGTATCTTCGTTAAACATTGAGTGAAACGAAGGATTATACGAGTAATGATAATCTGAAATATTCGTTCAGGCTGTAGTAGCAATGCATAATTTCCAAATGTATCGGCACATTATGAGCCCTGGATGGACTTTAGGATGGAACTGGCCAAAGAAAGAAGTGATATGGTCCATAGTGGGAGCAGAAACAACAGAGCAAGGTGACTGTTCCAAGTTTAAAGGAAATGTACCATATTGCTGCAAGAAGGATCCTGTTCTTGTTGACTTGCTTCCTGGAGTTCCTTACAACCAACAGTTCAGCAACTGCTGTAAAGGTGGTGTTCTCGCATCTTGGGGCGAAGATCCTTCTGAGTCGGTATCTTCCTTTCAGATTAGTGTTGGACTTGCTGGAACATCAAACAAGACAGTAAAACTACCCAAGAATTTCACTCTGCTTGGTCCAGGACCAGGCTACACTTGTGGCCCTGCAAAGATAGTTCCATCCACAGTTTTCCTCTCTCCAGATCACAGGCGAAAAACTCAAGCAATGAGTAAGTTTCCCTTTTCtgcttctactttttcctctattTATCGGCATTTCAGTAAGCAATCAGGTTGATGTAATAATTACTCTGCAGTGACCTGGAATGTGACATGCACCTATTCTCAGTTTCTGGCATCCAAGTACCCGAAATGTTGTGTTTCTTACTCAACATTCTACAACGACACCATCACTTCTTGCCCATCCTGTGCTTGTGGTTGCAGTCATAAACACAACTGCATCATGTAGGTATCCTTTGCATATGTCGAGCTTTCACACTAACATTTGCTAACTGGGATTTTGATGATGCAGGGGAGACGACGAGAAACTGAAAAAAAAGGGAATAAACACTCCAAGAAAGGATAATGAACCATTACTACAATGCACCCACCACATGTGCCCAATACGCGTGCATTGGCATGTTAAGCTCAATTACAAGGATTATTGGCGAGTCAAGATTGCTATAACTAACTTCAATTACAGATTGAACCATACACAGTGGACACTAGTGTTACAACATCCTAATCTCAACAATGTGACTCAAGTTTTCAGCTTCAACTACAAGCCTCTCGCCCCCTATCAATCCATTAGTGAGTGCAAATGAATGTGAATTTAGTTCTTTTCTCAAGCTTGAACGTAACTTAACAATCATTTCTTTCTGCCACAGATGACACTGGCATGTTCTATGGTATGAAATTTTACAATGACCTCTTGATGGAAGCTGGACCTTCGGGGAATGTTCAGTCTGAAGTACTTATGCAAAAGGACAAGAATACATTTACACTCAAGTCAGGATGGGGATTTCCCCGGAGAGTCTACTTCAACGGAGATGAATGCAAACTTCCCCCTCCGGATTCATACCCAATTTTGCCCAACTCTGCTGAAAAAGGGCCATTCAAATTTTCAAGCACTGCAATTTGCACAATTTTGATCATTTTCGTCACCTGGTAACAGAAAAAAATCATCCGATGGCACTTCCTGTAACATTTAGACTGTTTTCCATCATCAAGAACTTGCTTAGGTTGTTATATCTTGCATGCATGAGGAGAAAATAGTGAAATTGAacctttgttcattttatttcatatatgtaGATATGACAGTTTTCTTACGTATATGATTCTTGCTTTCTGCCACTTTCAAATATGAAGTTTTGTGAACATCATCCAATAGCTAAGTTGCGtagactcttcactttcgatgccgcaccgtgtcggattctccaaaaatatactagttttggTGAATCTGATACGCACCCGTTGACATtattgaagagtccaagcaacatggTCCAATAGTGTacattgatacgcccaaattacacctctcttacgagagagtaagcggtcgccgtcaaatatagaacccaactgggttgggtgtcgaatcccacagggaataccgtgttcactaagtattgtgactgttattaaattgttgatctaaggttcctgaGTAAAGGGGTTTAGATGTGTTAATAATGCTCTTTCGTTCTTGTATCACACAGCGGTTCAGCTAATGAGAGTTAATGTAAGTGTAATTTCAATGAAAATaagttaactagagttatgctcaccgagatgttcaaacagttagggttgtgaaaTTGTGCATGAATTCTAACTTAATACTTTCAATTGCAGAAGTATTGAGttctaagaattacccacttATTTCTCAACCCAATGGGTGTTTTACCCTTTTCTTCTTTCGAACTTAAAGGATCCATGTATCACTCAATAtaactctcatgagggttgatcccgTTAGGGCATCAACACGTGACCCAAAAGGTAAACCTATGAATTTCGTGTGAATCACCTCTTTTCCCAaatccactttcttgtcagacaagtggggttcatgggctcacttctcaagtttgcaaccaagagatgtcattaaatgaagagagattcatgcaatttagatAGATGATAGAAATCAAATGGATTTACAACCCCAAacagttctctacatcaaggctcccataactctagttatgggagtttagctactcatctccatataagatatcaaagatatattgatgttcataaataactttaagagagtacttacaaaagttacaatattgcTCTTCTCAATTTTCAATGAAAACAAATAGAGAATAACAATCGGATCTTAATTTTTGGCTTCCAATCTCAGGGAAAAGTGGTACACAGCTCTCAATAGAGAAGAAAAGCATGAACTCCTTTCAAAAGATccggaataaaccctaatacttggtatttatatgtttccaaaACTAGGATTTTAAAATTCGAACTCAGAGTTGCCGTTTCATGCTCGACGGGTCGAGCGACGGGTCATCGCTGAGGTGACGGTCCGTCGCCTAGACTGTCGCTAGAACTCCAGTGAGTCCATCTTTTGCTTCTGGGCGATGGTTCGTCGCAGAGCCGAAAGTCTGTCGCCTGATCCGTCGCATGACTTCCAGTGATTCTGCATTCTACCTATTGGCGATAGTTTAGGCCGACGTTTCATCGCAAGGCCGATGGTCCGTCGCCTAGACCGTCACAGGATGTCCAGAGTTACTGTCTTCTATTTTTGGGCGACGGTTCATCGCAAAGTCGACGGTCCGTCGCCTAAGCCATTGCtaatcattttttctttgtttggcCCAGTTTATCCAAGTTATACTTCATACTCAGTTCttatcctgaaaacactaaagtACACTGttaaatacaataatagttacttgAGAaaacacaattatcctaagaaaaaggcctgaaatgttccgtcaaaagccAGAACATGAATACCCTCAATTTAaggcaattgcttgtcctcaaccAACTCAACACCAAGATACATATACGAGCAACATCATGATGGGCATTTCACAGTAAAACCAACACAATCATACAATTATTCCACTACCTATTTGGTTATGTTATCTCAACACACATGGATCTACTACTGGCATTAACTAATAATTAGCATACTCACagccacagataccacacaccgaAGAATAAGTAGACCAAATATAACTCAACATGCTCTCATAGTCAAAGAAATCCACTCACATTACACAATTAAATCATGGACGAAACTAAGCTTCTCACTCTCAgaaaagaagttacaaacatagtgcACACCTATGAACTTTCCCTTATCATCTAATGCTCTCTTATGATTGACTCGCCAAGATCAAGTAGGAATTGCTAAGGGTTGTAATGAAGTTTTAGGCTCGGTGAGGGTTTGATACAAGACAAATAAGAGAAACACGAAACAGCCACAAAATAGTCCAATACAccctccaaaatagtcc encodes the following:
- the LOC107844787 gene encoding COBRA-like protein 4, whose product is MLVHLTCLRSTKISSCIFWRNLTYFFTMESKILWSSYSLMFLVFCSGAVAYDALDPNGNITIKWDVISWTPDGYVAVLTMNNFQMYRPITSPGWTLGWTWAKNEVIWSMVGAQAIDQGDCSKFRSNIPHSCKRNPAIVDLLPNVPYNQQIANCCKGGVLASMGNDPSAALSAFQLSVGSAGNTDRTVKLPKNFTLIAPGGGYTCGPAKIIRPTLFIMPDRRRITRAMMTWRVICTYSQFLASPKPTCCLSLSSFHNGSITPCPSCSCGCQNSSNCVMKTPHGNVPKKVNKPVLRCTKHMCPINVHWHVKSNYKKYWSAKITITNFNYRFNHTQWTLVVQHPNLNNATKVSSFAYKSLMPYTAINDTALFYGRKSYNDVLMQAGAKGNVHSDLTLEKDGKTIALKKGWAFPRRVYFNGNPCVMPSPESYPYLPNFAGTR
- the LOC107844750 gene encoding COBRA-like protein 4, with product MSKERISFEGKNYSHRCQLLFPLAKIVFFAVVLSSIFPNADAFDPLDPFGNITIKWDVMSWTPDGYLAVVAMHNFQMYRHIMSPGWTLGWNWPKKEVIWSIVGAETTEQGDCSKFKGNVPYCCKKDPVLVDLLPGVPYNQQFSNCCKGGVLASWGEDPSESVSSFQISVGLAGTSNKTVKLPKNFTLLGPGPGYTCGPAKIVPSTVFLSPDHRRKTQAMMTWNVTCTYSQFLASKYPKCCVSYSTFYNDTITSCPSCACGCSHKHNCIMGDDEKLKKKGINTPRKDNEPLLQCTHHMCPIRVHWHVKLNYKDYWRVKIAITNFNYRLNHTQWTLVLQHPNLNNVTQVFSFNYKPLAPYQSINDTGMFYGMKFYNDLLMEAGPSGNVQSEVLMQKDKNTFTLKSGWGFPRRVYFNGDECKLPPPDSYPILPNSAEKGPFKFSSTAICTILIIFVTW